CTATCCCCTCCGGCGTAATTTTGCTCGAGTGGAATTGAGTACTGCAAATTTAATAACAACGCATCTTTTCTTATGCTCAAACCTATTGGCCATAATAAACCCCATCCACCCGTATTTTCAATTTGAAATCCATTTACGCCCCGATCATTCCATGAATGTTCCCATGAAAATCCAGTTTGAGGAGTTAAGGCGAATCCGTTACTCCATTCTTTAATTACAAAGAATAAAGAACTCAAGCTGAGCTGATTTCCAAAATGATAATCATCTTTTGATTTGAGATACTGAAGGTAATAGGATCCTAAATATATTCCCATTTGGTCTTTTGATATGGCGACTGATGCTTGTGCATTTATGCCGAACGCGCCGTTCCCGGTATTAAAATTCTCAGGAAGATTACTCGCATGTAAATCCGTCAAATATTTACCGGTAGGAAGTTTAAAGCCAAGTCCTACTTGTGCTTCTGCCAAATATCCCTTTCCCAAATCCCTAGCCTTCATTAAAATTGCATGCAACATTACCCGGGCATCTCCAAATCCCTGATTTTGACTATTACCAACTTCAGAATTTCTGGTATTCAGCTGATAGGGTATTTGCGCATTGAATTTTAAATTCTCATTCAAATAATAATTACCAGCCAGCAGGCATGTATGAAAAACATCCGTAGATTTTCCCATATGATTTGATTTGTAATAAGCACTTGCATACTGAAGGCTCATGCCATTTTTATAAACCAGATCTGAAATCCCTCCAGATGGCCCACTCATATTGCATGCACATTTATCACAAGCTGCAACTACGCTTAGGACTCCAATACTTGCGTAAAGGAGTAATATTCCTCGTTTCATAAAATTTTAATTGAATAAAAAATATATTTGCGAAAGCTCAACCGCAAACATCCGGAGGTATAAAACGATTTTCAACAAAATTACCGGACTCTGGTTCTAAATAGTTAAAATTCTGTTTCTCCACAGAACCAGTCAAATGAACAGCCGTCCAGCACTGCTCTGGCATATAAAACTCAAAGCTATGTTTTGAATCAATAGGGGGTATCGTTTTATCCTTTGAAGATTGATCTTGTTTTAATTGTTTCGCGAGATAACATTTGCCTTTGCATTTTTTGGAAACGAGTTTCTTGTTGATGCAAATAGTCGTTTGAATAGTGTTTTGATGATATAGAAAAAATACGATATTCACAATCTCCCGGGATCCGGAAAAGGCAATTAGAAATGCTAATAAACAGATACTTAAACGCATCTTTTTCTGGCGCGGATTTGGACAAAGTTAAACATATTATGAGAAACAAATTTGCCATTCATCATATCTTATCATGATTTTGGTCAGTTTGGCCAAATTCGCAGTTGAATAATGAATTATTTAATAGAAAAATCCTTGGATCGTAAATTTAAGGCAGAGATTTTTTTTCCTACTTGAAATCCTAAAACCAGACCTTCCTCACAATCAGTTCGAAAATGCACCCCTAGATAGATCCTCGAAAATGCATTTTCAAAAGCCATTTCATAAAATGAATTAAAACTTCTGGGCTTTCCATTAAACTCATCTCTGGAAGCATGTGACATATCTTTCATCTTATAATCCTGACCATACAATTGGGTTAATACTTCAGCTGCTGCAGCACCAAATGTTGAATGACCTGATGGGTATGCTGGAAAATTAGGCGAAGGAAAAAGTGGCTTCCAATCGGGATCTAAAACTTTTTTGATGTAATTTTCCGGTCGCTCCAGATTATAAATATACTTTGAATTCCAACAGACAATGCCAGCATCTGCCAATGCTAAACTTACTTTAAGGTAGGTCTCCAAAACAATTGCAGTTTCGGGCATTTCCAAATTAATGATCTGATTGGTAATGGAAATCCACCTGGAAGATGGTGCAAAAGTTAATCCCTGGTGATCATCACTCCAAAATTCGGCGATCCATTTGTTTTCAGATGTTAGTGGTGAGCTCACGGTCATCACCTCTAAAGCGTCCGTATAAAAAATAGAACTTGCATCGTATTTGTATTCTGGTAAAGGCTTTGAATGCAATTTTGAAACATCAATTACAAATGGTCTGACCTTACCCCAATAAGGCAACAAGGGTGGCAATGGGTGTTCTTCAGATGGTATCCATTTGCCATGTCCGCGAGGTATTTTATAATTTAAATCATAGATTTGAAGAAAGGCCATATGTCCAATGGTATCAGATGCGGAGTAATTATAGACCATGTTTGCGATCTCAAGCCCGAAACTTTCTGACTTATCAATCAGTTCATGGTTAAACTGTTTGCTTAACAGATGCCGTTTATTTTCGTACAATTGATTTATTTTGTTTTTAATAAAAACCGGTGCGGTTACAAAATAACGGTCCAATAAGGATTTGAAAGTCACATTTAAAGCTGCTGAAAGATTATAATCGCCACTGATCGGATAGGATGGGATTTTCAATCCATACTGCATTGCCAAACTTTGATGTGTTTGCTTCATCGTTGGCATACCGACCTCATATGCGGCAAGTGATATATAAGCGAAAGTTCTTGCTGAAATAGGCGCCCTATACCCTTCTGTAAATCTATCCGCTTCCAAAAATAAACCCACCCAATCCAAAAGCAATTCATTTGCCTGTTTCTCCCATGGGCTTATTTTTTTAATTCCATTTGAATTGAATATGAAAAAACCTAAAACTAGGATAATGACTCCAACAATCATACCCATCCTTAGACTTATCACATTTAATGGAACAATTTTAAGAAATGATATATTCAATTTCATTTATGAAGTAATCTCCTATTTTATTCAAAAATTTA
The genomic region above belongs to Saprospiraceae bacterium and contains:
- a CDS encoding vanadium-dependent haloperoxidase, producing the protein MKLNISFLKIVPLNVISLRMGMIVGVIILVLGFFIFNSNGIKKISPWEKQANELLLDWVGLFLEADRFTEGYRAPISARTFAYISLAAYEVGMPTMKQTHQSLAMQYGLKIPSYPISGDYNLSAALNVTFKSLLDRYFVTAPVFIKNKINQLYENKRHLLSKQFNHELIDKSESFGLEIANMVYNYSASDTIGHMAFLQIYDLNYKIPRGHGKWIPSEEHPLPPLLPYWGKVRPFVIDVSKLHSKPLPEYKYDASSIFYTDALEVMTVSSPLTSENKWIAEFWSDDHQGLTFAPSSRWISITNQIINLEMPETAIVLETYLKVSLALADAGIVCWNSKYIYNLERPENYIKKVLDPDWKPLFPSPNFPAYPSGHSTFGAAAAEVLTQLYGQDYKMKDMSHASRDEFNGKPRSFNSFYEMAFENAFSRIYLGVHFRTDCEEGLVLGFQVGKKISALNLRSKDFSIK